The Microbacterium luteum genome includes a region encoding these proteins:
- a CDS encoding LacI family DNA-binding transcriptional regulator — translation MSVSIKEVAAAAGVSVGTVSNVLNRPEKVAESTVRRVTAAIDELGFVRNDAARQLRAGRSRSIGLVVLDAANPFFADVARGAEDRAGEAGMVVLLGNTDEAPAREDAYLDLFREQRVNGVLITPAGDDIPKLERLRTAGIPVVLVDHDAPGSGLASVAVDDVEGGYLAVAHLLAQGRRRVVFVGGSPSIRQVADRLEGARRAVREVPEATLETVEVAALTVLQGRAAGERIVAMAAGDRPDAVFAANDLLAVGLLQAFALMSDIRVPGDIALIGYDDIDFASATVVPLSSIRQPASAIGRTAVELLLREIEGAADGERIIRYRPELVVRASSAP, via the coding sequence ATGAGCGTCAGCATCAAGGAAGTCGCCGCAGCTGCGGGGGTGTCGGTGGGCACCGTGTCGAATGTGCTGAATCGCCCGGAGAAGGTGGCCGAGAGCACCGTCAGGCGCGTGACGGCGGCGATCGACGAGCTCGGCTTCGTGCGCAACGACGCCGCGCGGCAGCTGCGCGCCGGCCGCAGCCGCAGCATCGGCCTCGTCGTGCTCGACGCCGCGAACCCGTTCTTCGCCGACGTCGCCCGCGGCGCCGAGGATCGTGCCGGAGAGGCGGGCATGGTCGTGCTGCTGGGCAACACCGACGAGGCGCCCGCACGCGAGGACGCCTACCTCGACCTCTTCCGCGAGCAGCGGGTGAACGGGGTTCTGATCACCCCGGCCGGCGACGACATCCCGAAGCTCGAGAGACTGCGCACCGCGGGCATCCCCGTCGTGCTCGTGGACCACGACGCACCCGGATCGGGTCTCGCGTCCGTCGCGGTCGACGACGTCGAAGGTGGCTATCTCGCCGTCGCGCACCTTCTCGCACAGGGTCGCCGACGTGTCGTCTTCGTCGGTGGATCGCCCTCGATCCGCCAGGTCGCAGACCGGCTCGAGGGTGCCCGCCGAGCGGTGCGCGAGGTGCCGGAGGCGACGCTCGAGACGGTGGAGGTCGCAGCCCTCACCGTGCTTCAGGGTCGTGCGGCCGGTGAGCGCATCGTGGCGATGGCCGCGGGCGACCGGCCGGACGCCGTCTTCGCCGCCAACGACCTGCTCGCGGTCGGACTCCTTCAGGCCTTCGCCCTGATGTCGGACATCCGCGTACCGGGCGACATCGCCCTCATCGGATACGACGACATCGACTTCGCGTCGGCCACCGTCGTGCCGCTGAGTTCGATCCGTCAACCGGCGTCGGCCATCGGGCGTACCGCCGTCGAACTCCTCCTGCGCGAGATCGAGGGCGCTGCCGACGGGGAGCGGATCATCCGCTACCGGCCCGAACTCGTCGTCCGTGCGAGCTCGGCCCCCTGA
- a CDS encoding LacI family DNA-binding transcriptional regulator translates to MSRPGIRDVAVAADVAIGTVSNYLNHPERVSPEKSARIRAAIDSLGFVPSIAGRQLRLGVSTLLGYMVPDVSNPHFAEIAEGVEMHADARGVSVLIANSHRSREREDAYLHVFEQHQVRGLIVASHQPIEERLAQVRERGTPSVLVGQRARFATQPSVSIDDVSGGHQALQHLIDIGCRRIAFVGGPLTVPQIADRIAGASSAARTAAVSLEVIDMPDRTIPGGREVGRMIAARPPAERPHGVFAANDLLGLGILHELSAAGVDVPRELALVGFDDTQFGEASLIPLSSIRGRHEGFGEAIVDLLFDAIARGGKPVPDPHKVFAPDLVVRTSSAGFVRP, encoded by the coding sequence ATGTCACGACCGGGCATCCGCGACGTCGCGGTCGCTGCCGATGTGGCGATCGGCACCGTCTCGAACTACCTGAACCACCCCGAGCGGGTCTCGCCGGAGAAGTCCGCGCGCATCCGCGCGGCGATCGACTCTCTGGGATTCGTGCCGAGTATCGCCGGTCGCCAGCTTCGTCTCGGGGTGAGCACGCTGCTCGGCTACATGGTGCCCGACGTCAGCAATCCGCACTTCGCCGAGATCGCGGAGGGCGTCGAGATGCACGCAGACGCGCGCGGCGTCTCGGTGCTCATCGCGAACTCCCACCGCAGCCGGGAGCGTGAGGACGCCTACCTCCACGTCTTCGAACAGCACCAGGTGCGAGGGCTGATCGTCGCCTCCCATCAGCCGATCGAGGAGCGGCTCGCGCAGGTGCGCGAACGCGGCACGCCGTCCGTGCTCGTGGGCCAGCGGGCCCGGTTCGCCACCCAGCCGTCGGTGTCGATCGACGACGTGTCCGGCGGTCACCAGGCGCTGCAGCACCTCATCGACATCGGGTGTCGTCGCATCGCCTTCGTCGGGGGCCCCCTGACCGTGCCGCAGATCGCCGACCGCATCGCCGGCGCCAGCAGCGCCGCCCGCACCGCGGCCGTCTCGCTCGAGGTGATCGACATGCCCGATCGCACGATTCCCGGTGGTCGCGAGGTCGGCAGGATGATCGCCGCACGGCCGCCCGCCGAACGTCCGCACGGCGTCTTCGCCGCCAACGATCTGCTGGGCCTGGGCATCCTCCACGAGCTGTCGGCCGCGGGCGTCGACGTGCCGCGGGAGCTCGCCCTGGTCGGGTTCGACGACACCCAGTTCGGTGAGGCGTCGCTCATCCCGCTGAGCAGCATTCGCGGTCGGCACGAGGGGTTCGGCGAAGCCATCGTCGATCTGCTGTTCGACGCGATCGCCCGGGGCGGCAAGCCCGTCCCTGACCCGCACAAGGTCTTCGCCCCCGACCTCGTCGTGCGTACCAGCAGCGCGGGATTCGTGAGGCCATGA
- a CDS encoding alpha-L-rhamnosidase, translated as MNVTVAAPRIEHHRDPLGIGEAAPRISWRISDAPTGWTQNSYRLLIERESGSRAHEVAGDDQVLVPWPESPLASRERAVVRVQIAGADGLWSDPSPARTVEAGLLEPTDWTARPVGARRLEPRESDERRPSLVRRSFTVDGEVVRARLYASAHGLYEAELNGRRVGDDTLSPGWTSYDSRLRYYTYDVTDLLAPGENAIGAWLGDGWYRGRVGWYEGFRNVFGEDLSFLGQLEITYADGRRETIATDSTWRTAASPILRSGIYDGEDYDARLEHDGWSSPGFDDSAWEQAAVRWRDPATLVAPTAPPVRCTEERRPVEVLTSPSGARILDFGQNVAGRVRLRVSGPAGATVRLRTAEVLQDGEIYTRPLRSARSSDHYTLAGRSVEEWEPRFTFHGFRYVEVDGWPGDFDADVAAGALVARVLHTDLERTGWFSASDPDVQKLHDNVVWGMRGNFVDIPTDCPQRDERAGWTGDIQVFGPTASFLYDVSGMLSGWLRDVEADQLPDGTVPWYVPVIPSHRMWTPIRPGAAWGDVATILPWTLYQRFDDAGVVQRQFDSARRWVDLVEKLAGEDRLWNEGFQLGDWLDPAAPPEDPADAQTDRYLVATAYFARSARIASWMAALLGDETATAHYARLADEVDAAFADAYVLPDGRMTSDAQTAYALALAFDLIPDAPRREAAGRRLGELVRAAQNRISTGFVGTPLVSDALSGAGELDTAYAVLLEKECPSWLYQVGKGATTVWERWDSMLPDGTVNPGAMTSFNHYALGAVADWLHRVVAGLAPDAAGYRRIRFAPRPGGGLTSASARHLTPYGETAIAWRIDGDLLHAEMTVPVGATAVIDLPGAAPETVGHGTHPRTVALVAPATVAAPA; from the coding sequence ATGAACGTCACTGTCGCGGCACCCCGCATCGAGCACCATCGCGATCCGCTCGGGATCGGCGAGGCAGCTCCGCGCATCTCCTGGCGCATCAGCGACGCGCCGACCGGATGGACGCAGAACTCCTACCGCCTGCTCATCGAGCGCGAGTCCGGCAGCCGCGCGCACGAGGTCGCGGGCGACGATCAGGTTCTCGTGCCGTGGCCCGAGTCGCCTCTCGCCTCTCGCGAGCGCGCCGTCGTGCGCGTGCAGATCGCCGGCGCCGACGGCCTCTGGAGCGATCCCTCACCGGCCCGCACGGTCGAGGCGGGCCTTCTCGAGCCGACGGACTGGACCGCCCGACCCGTCGGCGCACGTCGGCTCGAGCCGCGCGAGTCCGACGAGCGGCGTCCGTCGCTGGTGCGCCGCTCGTTCACCGTCGACGGCGAGGTCGTGCGAGCACGCCTCTACGCCTCAGCGCACGGACTCTACGAGGCCGAACTCAACGGCCGCCGCGTCGGCGACGACACCCTCTCCCCGGGGTGGACCTCCTACGACTCGCGCCTGCGGTATTACACCTACGACGTCACCGACCTTCTCGCACCGGGAGAGAACGCCATCGGCGCGTGGCTGGGCGACGGCTGGTATCGCGGACGCGTCGGCTGGTACGAGGGCTTCCGCAACGTCTTCGGCGAGGACCTCTCCTTCCTCGGACAGCTCGAGATCACCTACGCCGACGGCCGTCGCGAGACGATCGCGACGGACAGCACGTGGCGCACCGCCGCCTCGCCGATCCTGCGCTCCGGCATTTACGACGGCGAAGACTACGACGCGCGGCTCGAGCACGACGGATGGAGCTCCCCCGGCTTCGACGACTCCGCCTGGGAGCAGGCCGCGGTGCGCTGGCGTGACCCGGCGACCCTCGTGGCACCCACCGCCCCTCCCGTGCGCTGCACCGAGGAGCGGCGGCCGGTCGAGGTGCTCACCTCGCCGAGCGGCGCCCGCATCCTCGACTTCGGACAGAACGTCGCGGGCCGCGTGCGCCTGCGCGTTTCCGGGCCGGCCGGCGCGACCGTGCGCCTGCGCACCGCCGAGGTGCTGCAGGACGGCGAGATCTACACACGTCCGCTGCGCTCGGCGCGCTCGAGCGACCACTACACCCTCGCCGGGCGCAGCGTGGAGGAATGGGAGCCCCGGTTCACCTTCCACGGCTTCCGGTACGTCGAGGTCGACGGGTGGCCGGGCGACTTCGACGCCGATGTCGCCGCCGGCGCCCTCGTCGCCCGCGTTCTGCACACCGACCTCGAGCGCACCGGGTGGTTCTCCGCCTCTGACCCCGACGTCCAGAAGCTGCACGACAACGTGGTGTGGGGGATGCGCGGAAACTTCGTCGACATCCCCACCGACTGTCCGCAGCGCGACGAGCGCGCCGGCTGGACCGGCGACATCCAGGTCTTCGGCCCCACCGCGTCGTTCCTCTACGACGTCTCGGGCATGCTCAGTGGATGGCTGCGCGACGTCGAAGCCGATCAGCTGCCCGACGGCACGGTGCCCTGGTACGTGCCGGTCATCCCGTCGCACCGCATGTGGACCCCCATCCGGCCGGGTGCCGCGTGGGGCGATGTGGCGACGATCCTGCCGTGGACCCTCTATCAGCGCTTCGACGACGCCGGCGTCGTGCAGCGGCAGTTCGACAGCGCGCGACGCTGGGTCGACCTCGTCGAGAAGCTCGCCGGCGAAGACCGGCTGTGGAACGAGGGCTTCCAGCTCGGCGACTGGCTCGATCCCGCCGCGCCGCCGGAGGATCCCGCGGATGCGCAGACCGATCGCTACCTGGTCGCGACGGCCTACTTCGCCCGATCGGCGCGCATCGCGTCGTGGATGGCGGCGCTCCTCGGCGACGAGACGGCAACCGCGCACTACGCCCGCCTCGCCGACGAGGTGGATGCGGCCTTCGCCGACGCCTACGTACTGCCCGACGGTCGCATGACCAGCGACGCCCAGACCGCCTACGCGCTCGCGCTCGCGTTCGACCTCATCCCGGATGCGCCCCGCCGCGAGGCGGCGGGACGACGCCTCGGCGAACTCGTGCGCGCGGCGCAGAACCGCATCTCCACCGGCTTCGTCGGCACACCGCTCGTCTCGGACGCCCTCTCCGGAGCGGGTGAGCTGGACACGGCGTACGCGGTGCTGCTGGAGAAGGAGTGCCCCTCCTGGCTGTACCAGGTCGGCAAGGGAGCCACGACGGTGTGGGAGCGATGGGACTCGATGCTTCCCGACGGCACGGTCAACCCCGGCGCGATGACCTCCTTCAACCACTACGCGCTGGGAGCGGTGGCCGACTGGCTCCACCGGGTGGTCGCAGGCCTGGCGCCGGACGCCGCGGGGTATCGGCGCATCCGCTTCGCCCCGCGCCCCGGCGGCGGGCTCACCTCGGCGAGCGCGCGCCACCTCACGCCCTACGGCGAGACGGCTATCGCGTGGCGCATCGACGGCGATCTGCTGCACGCCGAGATGACGGTTCCGGTCGGGGCGACGGCGGTGATCGACCTGCCCGGCGCCGCGCCGGAGACGGTCGGCCACGGAACGCACCCGCGCACGGTGGCGCTCGTCGCTCCCGCCACGGTCGCGGCCCCCGCCTGA
- a CDS encoding carbohydrate ABC transporter permease: MTTLDAQTTAVPTPRAFQPHRRTPAERVRHVLRRLPAWLTIAFLVVVTAYPLLWMVINSFKSNADFLNNPSYTFPEVWEWSNYITAWETGNLSTTITNSVIVTLPSLALIVLLGTAAGFALEVLVFKGRGGILLLFLAGIMIPLQMIVLPLFNMFYALGVNNSYLPMILIYTASGLPLTVFMMATFFRAIPREIFEAATIDGASMIRAFFSIGFPMMRNAVVTVAIVQFFLIWNDLLIALIFGGKKSLNTIQVGLLNFSGEYGAINYGPLFAAICITTFGILVLYLFLNQRIMKGLAAGAVKG, encoded by the coding sequence ATGACGACACTCGACGCCCAGACGACCGCGGTGCCCACACCCCGCGCGTTCCAGCCCCACCGGCGCACGCCCGCCGAACGCGTCCGCCACGTGCTCCGACGACTGCCCGCCTGGTTGACGATCGCCTTCCTCGTGGTGGTGACCGCCTATCCGCTGCTGTGGATGGTCATCAACTCGTTCAAGTCGAACGCCGACTTCCTCAACAACCCCTCCTACACGTTCCCCGAGGTGTGGGAATGGTCGAACTACATCACCGCATGGGAGACGGGCAACCTGTCCACCACGATCACCAACTCGGTGATCGTCACGCTGCCCTCACTCGCCCTCATCGTGCTGCTCGGCACGGCGGCGGGCTTCGCGCTCGAGGTGCTCGTGTTCAAGGGCCGCGGCGGCATCCTGCTGCTGTTCCTGGCGGGCATCATGATCCCGCTGCAGATGATCGTGCTGCCGCTGTTCAACATGTTCTACGCCCTCGGCGTGAACAACTCCTACCTGCCGATGATCCTCATCTACACCGCCAGCGGGCTGCCGCTGACGGTGTTCATGATGGCGACGTTCTTCCGTGCGATCCCGCGCGAGATCTTCGAGGCGGCCACCATCGACGGCGCGTCGATGATCCGCGCATTCTTCTCGATCGGCTTCCCGATGATGCGCAACGCCGTGGTCACCGTCGCGATCGTGCAGTTCTTCCTCATCTGGAACGACCTGCTCATCGCCCTGATCTTCGGCGGCAAGAAGAGCCTGAACACGATCCAGGTCGGTCTGTTGAACTTCTCCGGCGAGTACGGCGCGATCAACTACGGTCCGCTGTTCGCCGCGATCTGCATCACGACCTTCGGCATCCTCGTGCTCTACCTCTTCCTGAATCAGCGGATCATGAAGGGGCTCGCAGCCGGCGCGGTGAAGGGCTGA
- a CDS encoding NAD-dependent epimerase/dehydratase family protein codes for MIIGVTGSGGKLGRATVERLRSDGHEVVGFDLQGPAGVGFTRVDFTDYGQTLDAFLGVTARHGGLDAIVHLAAIPVNGLVPDAAAFDNNMSVSFHVLFAAHRAGIRTIVSASSITAMGFPFDQAPPALPVDETFTRAHNTYGLGKVAEEAIAAQIVGWAPGTSITALRFTNVVAADEYDTFDRAGEPDYRRDLLGSWIDARDGAEAVALALADARPGFEVYNVAAPESGCAMPSRELAARWFPGTPVADDLGEHESLMSTRKIRDRLGFAARHDWR; via the coding sequence ATGATCATCGGGGTTACCGGAAGCGGCGGAAAGCTCGGGCGGGCCACCGTCGAACGCCTGCGCTCCGACGGTCACGAGGTCGTCGGCTTCGACCTGCAAGGGCCGGCGGGTGTCGGCTTCACGCGCGTGGATTTCACCGACTACGGCCAGACCCTGGACGCCTTCCTCGGCGTGACCGCCCGCCACGGCGGACTCGACGCCATCGTGCACCTGGCGGCGATCCCCGTGAACGGACTCGTGCCCGACGCGGCCGCCTTCGACAACAACATGTCCGTGAGCTTCCACGTGCTCTTCGCCGCCCACCGCGCGGGGATCCGCACCATCGTCTCCGCGTCGAGCATCACCGCCATGGGATTCCCCTTCGATCAGGCCCCGCCGGCGCTCCCCGTGGACGAGACCTTCACCCGCGCGCACAACACCTATGGGCTGGGCAAGGTCGCCGAGGAGGCGATTGCCGCACAGATCGTCGGGTGGGCGCCGGGGACCTCCATCACGGCGCTGCGGTTCACGAACGTCGTCGCCGCCGACGAGTACGACACCTTCGACCGCGCGGGCGAGCCCGATTACCGCCGCGACCTCCTCGGGTCCTGGATCGATGCGCGCGACGGTGCCGAAGCGGTCGCCCTCGCTCTCGCCGACGCCCGACCGGGGTTCGAGGTCTACAACGTCGCGGCCCCGGAATCGGGCTGCGCCATGCCCTCACGCGAGCTCGCCGCACGGTGGTTCCCCGGCACGCCGGTCGCCGATGACCTGGGGGAGCACGAATCCCTCATGTCGACGAGGAAGATCCGCGACCGGCTCGGCTTCGCCGCGCGTCACGACTGGCGCTGA
- a CDS encoding sugar-binding transcriptional regulator — translation MSAHYGSSLDVHLRQLTKVAVMYHERGIRQAQIAETLGISQAKVSRSLKRAEDLGIIRTIVSIAPGLHPDLEARLETTFGLDEAVVVDIEDADRDDAAAVMGGIGSAAASYLEETFAAGERIGISSWSRTLLATVDRMRPLRTPIGGHIVQLLGGRGSSEAQAQSHRLAGDLARLIGAVPSYVQAPGVVADASLRERLLEDPGLAAVTAQWRELTTAVVGIGDVRPSALLADSGNAYGPGELEALLADGAVGDICHRVFRADGSVIHGPLDERTISIPAEEFRRIPRRIGVAGGPHKREPIRGALAGGWVTVLLTDVHTARDLIEGA, via the coding sequence ATGTCGGCGCACTACGGCTCGTCGCTCGATGTCCATCTCCGCCAGTTGACCAAGGTGGCGGTGATGTATCACGAGCGCGGCATCCGCCAGGCCCAGATCGCAGAGACCCTCGGGATCTCCCAGGCGAAGGTCTCGCGATCGCTCAAGCGTGCCGAGGACCTGGGGATCATCCGCACCATCGTCTCGATCGCCCCGGGACTGCACCCCGACCTCGAGGCTCGCCTGGAGACGACTTTCGGGCTGGATGAAGCGGTCGTCGTCGATATCGAGGACGCCGACCGCGACGATGCCGCCGCTGTCATGGGCGGAATCGGCAGCGCCGCAGCCTCCTACCTCGAGGAGACGTTCGCCGCCGGCGAGCGCATCGGGATCTCCTCGTGGAGCCGCACCCTCCTCGCGACGGTGGATCGCATGCGACCGCTGCGCACCCCGATCGGCGGTCACATCGTGCAACTCCTCGGAGGACGGGGCTCGAGCGAGGCCCAGGCGCAGTCGCACCGCCTGGCGGGAGACCTGGCGCGCCTGATCGGCGCCGTCCCGTCCTACGTCCAGGCCCCCGGCGTGGTCGCCGATGCGAGCCTGCGCGAACGCCTCTTGGAAGACCCCGGTCTGGCAGCCGTCACCGCGCAGTGGCGGGAACTGACGACGGCGGTGGTCGGTATCGGAGATGTCCGACCGTCCGCCCTCCTCGCCGACAGCGGGAACGCGTACGGCCCGGGCGAGCTCGAGGCGCTCCTCGCCGACGGCGCGGTCGGTGACATCTGCCACCGCGTGTTCCGCGCGGACGGCTCGGTCATCCATGGGCCTCTCGACGAGCGGACGATCTCCATTCCCGCCGAGGAGTTCCGCCGCATCCCTCGCCGCATCGGCGTCGCCGGCGGACCCCACAAGCGTGAACCGATCCGGGGAGCGCTCGCCGGCGGCTGGGTCACCGTTCTCCTCACCGACGTGCACACCGCACGCGACCTCATCGAGGGCGCTTGA
- a CDS encoding carbohydrate ABC transporter permease, giving the protein MKSVLGDRRAILLLLTPALVVYTLIIVVPVFWSFGLTFFTGGILEGFSFTGLSNFERLFRDPYVLDALWFTLKYAFLVTALQVVVGYGLALLYHFVLKKSSVVVRTLVFFPVVLPTVAIAILYQKLFQSAPSDGLVNELLVNVGLSGIDWLGAGDTAFVVIVIMDVWRSVGFYGVLIFSGLLDIPDDIIESARIDGAKTWSLLRNIVLPMSLPILFASFIFSINGTIKVFDSVFALTGGGPGNSTTPLTLYMYRTAFQFSDFGYGSTIALLLTIMCLILTLAIFRSSRRDNTV; this is encoded by the coding sequence ATGAAGTCCGTCCTCGGCGACCGCAGAGCCATCCTGCTTCTGCTCACCCCGGCACTGGTGGTGTACACCCTCATCATCGTCGTTCCGGTCTTCTGGTCGTTCGGCCTCACCTTCTTCACCGGCGGCATCCTCGAAGGCTTCAGCTTCACGGGGCTGTCGAACTTCGAAAGACTCTTCCGCGACCCGTACGTGCTGGACGCCCTGTGGTTCACCCTCAAGTACGCGTTCCTCGTCACCGCCCTGCAGGTGGTGGTCGGATACGGACTCGCGCTGCTGTATCACTTCGTCCTCAAGAAGTCGTCGGTGGTGGTTCGCACGCTCGTCTTCTTCCCGGTCGTGCTGCCCACCGTCGCCATCGCGATCCTCTACCAGAAGCTCTTCCAGTCGGCTCCGTCCGACGGCCTCGTCAATGAGCTGCTCGTGAACGTCGGACTCTCCGGCATCGACTGGCTGGGCGCCGGCGACACGGCATTCGTCGTGATCGTCATCATGGACGTCTGGCGTTCGGTCGGCTTCTACGGCGTGCTCATCTTCTCGGGCCTGCTCGACATCCCCGACGACATCATCGAATCCGCGCGCATCGACGGAGCCAAGACCTGGAGCCTGCTGCGCAACATCGTGCTGCCCATGTCGCTGCCCATTCTGTTCGCGTCGTTCATCTTCTCCATCAACGGCACGATCAAGGTCTTCGACTCCGTCTTCGCCCTCACCGGCGGAGGCCCGGGCAATTCGACGACCCCGCTCACGCTGTACATGTACCGCACCGCGTTCCAGTTCAGCGACTTCGGATACGGCTCCACGATCGCACTCCTGCTGACGATCATGTGCCTCATCCTGACCCTGGCCATCTTCCGCTCGTCGCGCCGCGACAACACGGTCTGA